In Synechococcus sp. A18-25c, a single window of DNA contains:
- a CDS encoding Nif11-like leader peptide family natural product precursor, translated as MSEEQFKAFWEAIQSDSALQQKLKGVSDSAAIVDIAKEAGFTISVEELQTSQDELSEDELLEGAAGGFDLSCLNVGGG; from the coding sequence ATGTCAGAAGAACAATTCAAAGCGTTCTGGGAAGCAATACAGTCAGATTCAGCACTCCAACAAAAGCTCAAAGGCGTCTCCGACTCTGCTGCCATAGTGGACATTGCCAAGGAAGCAGGCTTCACGATTTCTGTTGAAGAGCTACAGACATCTCAAGATGAGCTTTCGGAAGATGAGCTGCTTGAGGGCGCGGCCGGTGGATTCGACTTGAGCTGTTTGAATGTGGGTGGCGGCTAA